In the Leptospira sp. WS4.C2 genome, one interval contains:
- a CDS encoding DEAD/DEAH box helicase family protein, which produces MKIHFESLEFQDTATNATLSLFEGMEKNPSGFSFSLSGEKGSLFQTELGFGNALLLEESVLYENLRKVQDKFYLEATTKEEFERSGLRFTIEMETGTGKTYVYLNTILSLHKIYGWSKFIIIVPSIAIKEGVLKTLEMTADHFRGKFGIPLVKGSTYTLYQGSAPSALRNFATTNQLQILVMNIQAFNRDSNIIHKEMDELNGQRPIDFIRSAKPILIIDEPQSVDNTETAQNAIAELNPLFQLRYSATPRNRYNPIFRLGPVEAFQKKLVKRIQIRSLEVTGTENAPYIKLESTEGKPGAGFTATVTVNVQSKGKISKKKIKLKQKDDLTLKTENSHYNGYVVDTISIEPGNEFLRFTNGTALLLGKEIGSIAPVVQDERIKETIKAHLEKEMQLLRMGIQAKVLTLFFLDRVSNYREYNADGTTGLGKFGKVFEAAYSELIQKPEFSELNAPSVQLVHNGYFSGDKKKKGNNEIVEWKDTKGDSAKDDDTYNLIMRDKERLLDPKEPLRFIFSHSALREGWDNPNVFQICTLLETRSEFTKRQQIGRGMRLPVDIKGNRIQNETINQLTVIVNESYMDFVNGLQKEYKEESGIEFGKVNSHQFMDLISEFSSNTTSPEEKRKKADELFEVLKKLRYLNADGAFTNLMENAFLNPSEFILEGDFVGREDTILEWLRGLNIQTFVQIKRNPDKIKKNDLLWNHPEFWKLWDIIKQKTIYRFQFDSHSIITESVKRIREIQCEPMKVITSIAQGTIAYGGVSATEIRNRESREVTSPFPLPDPLEYLQKETDLTRDTLKKILKDSGSLGEFVKNPQNYLERSAQHIREVIREIGIKNGLEYIPLPNTYWEQWNTSDPIFKEFKEVISDTIETKKHGLYDKMETDSDTEKRFAREQEDSSIVQVFTKLPRKFIVPTPVGEYNPDWAIVVKEETGGTEKFLYYIKETKGYKDFSDIRSEEEKQKIESAKKHFRCIIDTYETRMLAEGVPPEKIPKLEYNVVIGTGKHENPFINLNAHESEQPNH; this is translated from the coding sequence GTGAAAATCCATTTTGAAAGTCTCGAATTCCAAGATACAGCCACAAATGCCACCTTATCGTTGTTTGAAGGTATGGAAAAAAATCCCAGCGGATTTTCTTTTTCCCTCTCTGGAGAAAAAGGATCTCTGTTTCAAACCGAACTTGGATTTGGAAACGCACTACTTTTGGAAGAATCTGTTTTGTATGAAAACTTAAGAAAGGTGCAGGACAAGTTTTATCTCGAAGCCACCACAAAGGAAGAATTTGAACGAAGTGGGCTACGGTTTACCATTGAGATGGAAACGGGAACGGGAAAAACCTATGTGTATTTAAACACAATTTTATCCCTCCATAAAATCTATGGTTGGTCAAAGTTCATCATCATTGTTCCCTCCATCGCTATCAAAGAAGGAGTATTAAAAACCTTAGAAATGACGGCAGATCATTTCCGAGGGAAGTTTGGAATTCCCCTTGTGAAAGGAAGCACTTATACGCTTTACCAAGGTTCGGCGCCAAGTGCACTCCGTAACTTTGCCACCACCAATCAATTACAAATCCTTGTGATGAACATCCAAGCCTTTAACAGAGATTCAAATATCATCCACAAAGAAATGGATGAGTTGAATGGACAAAGACCCATTGATTTCATTCGGTCGGCAAAACCAATCCTCATCATTGACGAACCCCAATCCGTAGACAATACAGAAACCGCCCAGAACGCCATTGCTGAACTAAATCCCCTATTCCAACTTCGTTACTCGGCCACTCCTAGAAATCGTTACAACCCCATCTTTCGTTTGGGACCTGTGGAAGCCTTCCAAAAAAAACTGGTCAAACGAATTCAAATCCGATCCTTAGAAGTCACAGGAACAGAAAACGCTCCCTATATTAAACTGGAATCTACAGAAGGAAAACCTGGTGCTGGGTTTACAGCTACAGTCACAGTAAATGTCCAATCCAAAGGAAAAATTTCCAAAAAGAAAATCAAACTCAAACAAAAAGATGACCTTACTCTTAAAACGGAAAATTCGCATTACAACGGCTATGTTGTAGATACCATTAGTATTGAACCAGGAAATGAATTTTTACGATTCACTAACGGTACCGCACTTCTACTGGGAAAAGAAATTGGTTCCATTGCTCCGGTGGTACAAGACGAAAGGATCAAAGAAACAATCAAAGCCCATCTAGAAAAAGAAATGCAACTTTTAAGAATGGGAATCCAGGCCAAAGTATTAACTTTATTTTTTCTCGATCGAGTTTCCAATTATAGAGAATACAATGCTGATGGAACCACAGGTCTTGGTAAATTTGGAAAGGTATTTGAGGCTGCCTATTCAGAGTTAATCCAAAAACCTGAGTTTAGTGAATTAAACGCCCCATCCGTACAACTTGTTCATAATGGTTATTTTTCAGGCGACAAAAAGAAAAAAGGAAATAATGAGATTGTCGAATGGAAAGATACTAAGGGTGACAGTGCCAAAGACGATGATACCTATAACCTCATCATGAGAGACAAAGAAAGGTTACTTGATCCCAAAGAACCTCTTCGTTTTATTTTTTCACATTCGGCCCTAAGAGAAGGTTGGGATAATCCCAACGTTTTTCAAATCTGCACGTTATTAGAAACACGCTCCGAATTTACCAAACGACAACAGATTGGTCGAGGAATGAGACTTCCTGTAGATATCAAAGGGAATCGAATTCAAAATGAAACTATAAACCAACTCACTGTCATCGTTAATGAAAGTTATATGGACTTTGTGAACGGATTACAAAAAGAATACAAGGAAGAATCGGGAATTGAATTTGGTAAGGTAAATTCTCACCAGTTTATGGATCTTATCTCCGAATTTAGTTCCAATACCACAAGCCCTGAAGAGAAACGAAAAAAAGCAGATGAACTTTTTGAAGTCTTAAAAAAATTGCGTTACCTAAATGCTGATGGTGCATTTACAAATCTGATGGAGAATGCCTTTCTCAATCCATCGGAATTTATTTTAGAAGGTGACTTTGTCGGACGAGAAGATACCATTCTGGAATGGCTAAGAGGATTAAATATCCAAACTTTCGTTCAAATCAAAAGAAATCCGGACAAAATCAAAAAAAATGATCTCCTCTGGAACCATCCAGAATTTTGGAAACTCTGGGATATCATCAAACAAAAAACTATATATAGATTTCAATTTGATTCCCATTCTATTATCACTGAATCGGTGAAACGCATTCGTGAGATCCAATGTGAACCAATGAAAGTGATCACTTCCATTGCGCAAGGCACAATTGCTTACGGTGGAGTTTCCGCTACAGAAATTCGTAACAGAGAATCAAGAGAAGTAACAAGTCCCTTCCCTCTTCCTGACCCTCTTGAATACTTACAAAAAGAAACGGATTTAACCAGAGACACTTTAAAAAAAATCTTAAAAGATTCAGGATCACTTGGCGAGTTTGTGAAAAACCCCCAAAACTATCTCGAACGATCTGCTCAGCACATAAGAGAAGTCATACGAGAGATTGGAATTAAAAATGGATTAGAATATATTCCTCTACCCAATACTTACTGGGAACAGTGGAATACCTCTGATCCAATATTTAAAGAATTTAAAGAAGTAATTTCTGACACGATCGAAACCAAAAAACACGGTTTATATGATAAGATGGAGACCGATAGCGATACCGAAAAAAGATTCGCTAGAGAACAAGAGGATTCAAGCATAGTTCAGGTTTTCACTAAACTTCCACGCAAATTTATTGTTCCAACGCCAGTTGGGGAATATAACCCAGATTGGGCAATTGTTGTAAAAGAAGAAACTGGAGGTACTGAAAAGTTTCTCTATTACATTAAAGAAACCAAAGGATACAAAGATTTTAGTGATATTAGGTCTGAGGAAGAAAAACAAAAAATCGAATCTGCAAAAAAACATTTCCGATGTATCATTGATACCTATGAGACACGTATGTTAGCAGAAGGTGTCCCACCAGAAAAAATTCCAAAATTAGAATATAATGTAGTGATAGGTACTGGAAAACATGAGAATCCTTTTATCAACTTAAATGCGCATGAATCCGAACAGCCGAATCATTAA
- a CDS encoding M15 family metallopeptidase: MKLVSIAILLAIPFISLISQNKENKLIVLDHLAYAESVKKFPSKELINLERKIPSIVLDIKYATPNNFTKQVIYKEAKAFARKPVGEALDEAQKEFLKLGYSIKVFDAYRPYTATVKFFEIIGDTRYVASPKTGSRHNKGCAIDLTLVDLKTNKELTMPTEYDSFRKEAWAEAPVSDPEILKNRTILIQVLSNHGFRVNKTEWWHFDFLGCAGFEVLDIPFEELE; encoded by the coding sequence ATGAAACTAGTTTCAATCGCAATTTTGTTAGCAATTCCTTTTATCTCTTTGATCTCCCAAAACAAGGAAAACAAACTCATTGTTTTGGATCACTTAGCTTATGCAGAATCCGTAAAAAAATTCCCCAGCAAGGAACTCATTAACCTAGAAAGAAAAATTCCGAGCATTGTCTTGGATATCAAATATGCGACACCAAACAATTTTACCAAACAGGTGATCTACAAAGAAGCCAAGGCATTTGCACGAAAGCCGGTGGGAGAAGCTTTGGATGAGGCACAAAAAGAATTCTTAAAACTCGGATATTCTATCAAAGTCTTTGATGCCTACAGGCCTTATACAGCGACTGTCAAATTTTTTGAAATCATTGGAGATACAAGATATGTGGCTTCTCCCAAAACGGGATCAAGGCATAACAAGGGTTGTGCGATAGACTTAACTTTGGTGGATTTAAAAACAAATAAAGAGCTAACAATGCCAACGGAATATGATTCCTTTCGAAAAGAGGCTTGGGCCGAGGCACCGGTGAGTGACCCGGAAATTCTAAAAAACCGAACGATTTTGATCCAAGTGCTGTCAAACCATGGATTTCGGGTGAACAAAACGGAGTGGTGGCATTTTGATTTTTTAGGTTGTGCGGGTTTTGAAGTTTTGGACATTCCTTTTGAAGAGTTGGAGTAG